The following DNA comes from Anopheles arabiensis isolate DONGOLA chromosome 3, AaraD3, whole genome shotgun sequence.
cacggttaagccgcccaacggttaatccgcccccggataatcgacgttctactgtaatttAAAGACGAATCGAGATACTTgtacaaaacaataacaaattatTGAGCCCAAACGTCAAATGAGGTAACTCATCTAGTCCCCAAAGAACAATTTGTTTATCCAAAATGGTGACCGAAATGAGTTCCCGTTCGATGACGTTAGGCAGTGCTGCCAGCGTCAAAACTGGATTTCCTTCAAAATTCTTgcttttacaattttacaaacaaattaaaacaatttgctTATTTCAACACGAAATTGTCTTTGGTGCATTATTTAGGTTACCCAAATATACTAGATAGTAACGAATCCATGGAGCTCAGAAAATATGAGAAGCATTAAGTAAATAAGTATTCAATAAGTGATATTTGCCTTCTTATTTACATTCAGGCAATAGAATAACTTTACTTTTATGTTCAAAcatatttgataaaaatattttatcttttatctagTGCTTTTAAACATCTATTACTGTATATACTATATACTGTATGTATCCACTTTCTATCTCATTTCCTTCATATTCTTTGGTAACTTGCTTTACAATAGCGAGTGTGTACCCCATCTGGGATAATCCCAATAGAAAATTCTACCCAGTTTCATACGCATGTGGTTGTTGTGCGAAGTAGCGTGAGTGAGGGTAATTGAATAGATGCTATGCCTCAAGGTCGTTCTATCCTTTTGTGAACACGAACAGGAGCACAATCGTTACCTGTTTTTGCACACAGTATTGGTGTGCTTTGTCTCGGTGACTGCCACTCATAGGGGGATATGAATACAAAACGGAACTCAGAGAGCAAAAGCaagaatttttgtttttttttcttattgtttgatttcaaaTGGCACTTACAATCCAAAAACTTAAATAAAAACCTTACTTTGCTTAATAAAGGGCAAAAGATCGTAAATACTGTATACCCAGACTTTTGTTGATGTGTCATGGCACTGGCGGTTGAAAATTCCGTTTCTATGGTTATGTAACAGATGATGGTAAACGTTTCATATGAATGCCTTTCAAATGCATATAACGATCAACAACTAGCTAAATATATGTTATCAGTTGTAGAAAGTAcagaaagtaaataaaataagataCAAATTACAAAATTAGGCAAACCAGAAACAGATGAGTGACGATGACAGGCAGGATGGCATCGCGGCTGACATGTGGCAGCTGTCATGAGTCAACTGTCATCTGTCAAACGTGAGAGCCGCACGCCATCTTGACAGCCGCCTTCTGCGGTCACGCATCTCTGTCGCTCCCGTAAACAAAGCACACAgcagggttgtttttttctcttttccgcCTTCTGGAATGGTTTGTAATAAAATTCGGCGTAGTATTTGTGACAGCGTCAGAGCAGATCGAAGCGCTCAGTTTTTTCTCGATAAAATGTCTTTCCGTACATGACGCTCCCCGAGCGAGCACCATCTTGGGAAGTGCAgtaagtgaaaaaaaaacgcgcctGGCAAAAGTTGCTTGCACCTGTGTGTTAGCTTTGAAAACAGTGGGCAACGCGTTAAACCTGAAGCTAATTGTCGTTGGCGCCACGAGTGTGTACCGGATCCGCGTCCGTGCCAGAGGAAATTGCACGAAAAGTTCGAAATTTTTGACACCGCCAAAATGCCAGCCGAATTTTACGACGAGGACGGTAAGTCAGTGGGACGGACGATGTGCAAGTACAGTGGGTGATAAGATTCTCGTACACGGTGCCACCGGGGAGGTTGTAGCGGGTGCAATTGTGCTGAAATACGGTGGCAACAATGGAAAAGCAATAGATTTGTTCTTATTTTCGGCAAACTTTTTTCGGTCCTTGCTCatagcaagcaaaacaaagctccCGCAAAAAATACAGTGTGTGACAAAAAACGGCAACACCGGGGTAGTAGAATATCTTGTACCCAATAACGCAAAGGTTGCTTTGTTAATTTCGTTGAATTTTCCTTTCTTGTGagtgttttgttgcatttcgCATCTTTAGAATTCTAAATACAATATAAGCATGCATTGGTcactttaatttttcatatcaAATTGTAACAgtaattttaaattctttttttttttactgaaaggagATAAAATATTCTTGTTTCTATCGATAAAATAATACGAACTACAGTACGAATTcaataattgaaatttatataaattaattgaaccctgccaactattgagtTGGTGCATAGAAATTGGCACGTTTTTGCATTGATGCGTATTTTTTCAGGCCATGAGATTTTGGGgaatttttcgaaaaccgGTTTTCTATGCAGGCGCTTTCATACAATTTGAACAGTCAGCTACCTATTGCAATCCCACAGTAAAGCATACCACTTTAAAAGCCAATCAATTATTAATTTCCGCCCGTAGCAttgtttaaatgaattttacttaaatcacagaatttatgttttttatattACGTGGAGCGGCATTACTCTCATGGGTAAACGCATTCGCTTCTACAAAGCCTGTCATGAAACGATTCTTATCTGGAGCGTCACTCTCTGTATGCGTGAATCTTACAGGATTCCATTCTTGCTATCGAGATGTTGATGTCATCGAGACGACATCAAGTTGAATCTTCTATTTAGTATAAACGTCTTACcgtggacatgccggcctatacaggctttcgagacttattaaACACCACGCAACCCGAAGGCCAATCCTTCTCTAAGGGGGGGAGGAACGGATGGTCCATGTGAGGTTTGAACCAACGACGGACGTGTTTTTGAgtggtacgagttgacgaataTACCGTGGGACCACGCCTTAGTTAAAGTTGAATATTGTTTAgcaaaaaaagtttaattttcGATGAAAATATCTCACTTCTAAAAGCAGATTCGTTGTTGCCATAGAAACGTGACGTGTAGATGAGCATTAGTCATGCAATCAGCTTCGTGTTCGATACGGGATTAGTTTTCAGTCAGTCGTTTAGTGCATTAAATCCCTTTCGGTAAAATGAATTAAGTTCATTGTTTTGGCAAATtcaatgcaaaattattctgtCTCCAGTAATGCAAAATGGTTCTCTGATGTACTTTAAATTACttgaaaacataatttaaaacctttaaaaatcTATTCGAACTACaacattaacaaaacaaataaattaaatctaaTCTTTGGTATTTTAAGTGCTTTTTTCctgctataaaaaaaaaatctttatcGTTTGGCGTCCGTTCCAGTATTGTAAGCGTATTTTAGAACCATCTTTCTACTTTTGGGCTTTGACGCCTACTGCGATAGCCACGGTTTGTCTCTATAGATTTTCTCTACTAAATTTTAAAGACAAAATACAACATTCTAACAGCAATTGAGTAAATATTCTGGACGCAACTGTAATCGAGTTAGAGAATCAAATATCCTATAGCGATAAGGGACAAACTATTACAGAGGATTCCTTTACGTCCGTGTTCTATACGTACGTACGGAACAACTTACGTGGGCTTTgtaaaaatgtcaaattgCATGACAACAATATGAGTGTGCTGTTTGCTGCGTTCATACGTGTAGAAACCATTAAAgcttaaaaagaagaagagtgtcaatgtaaaaaaaaaatctccttcCTTTTTGTGTCCTTGCATCTCGGGTATAAAAAGACTTTTTCGAGTTTCTTTTACCAAGCTAATCGCAAAGTCCATTGTAGCAAAGAATGGGTCTAGATAAGTAACGATCCACGTCCGGTTTTGTAGCAGAAGCCGGACGCGTCTATTATATAACCACAGTGcgtgccaaaaaaaagcacaaccaaCAGTAAATTATTTTAGTTGATTGTTCATTTTGTTCAGAAGTGGTCTCATGCTATCATATCTTTGATTTAATACAGTGTAGTCTCTATTTAAGTGCATCTGTAGACTGGACGGCCTCCTTTGATcgcaaaataaaattcctGCCAAGATGTCActgtaattaaataaatctcTTCTCTCCCTACCCATTGTTCACAGGATTCCGGCTATCGTTTGAGAATGATACCAGCCCGGACGAGCGGCAGTACTTTATGCGCGCCTTCCCGAACGTGAGCAAGATCGCGGAGCGCAGAATACACTGCACCACCTGCAATGCGCACATCGGGACGGCCCCGGTGTCGGAGGCGGTCATCCGGATGCATCCGGTGCTGCGCGTCACGCACTGCCGGAACTGCCACGCGTTCTACAACAGCGGCGACTTCGACAAGGGCGAGGACGGCAGCGAGCTGTACTGCCGCTGGTGCGGCCAGGGCGGCGAGGTGTTCTGCTGCTCCAAATGTCCGTACGTGTTCTGCAAGAGCTGCATCGTGCGCAATCTGTCGCGGGCCTGCGTGCAGGACATTGTGCGCAACGAAAACTGGCACTGCTTCGGTTGCGCACCGCGCATCATGTGGCACCTGCGGGCGCAGCACTGGGCGCTGGAAAACTTTATCGAGAAGCAGAAAAAGTAAGTGATATCGGTTCTGGAGGGAAGCTTCggggggtttcttttttgcaacaaCACGACTAAACCTCTCTTTCACATCCCTCTGTCACACCCAACAGGGAAATAAAGAATCAGGATCTATCGCCTAACGTGATTAGCGCGCTGATGAAGAAGGACCGCACCACGTGCTGCCCGGGCAAGGGCCAAAATCGCAAATCGGTCAATGCGACAGCGACAGCGCCAATGATTACATCGCCGGTAAGCGCGACGAAGAAAACGGCCGCCAAGCGCACGTACGGTGAGGTGAGCGGCAAGCGGGAAGGCTCCATGGAGGGCGGCCCTCGACTCGAACCGGTTGTGAGCATTCCTCCCCTAGCACATTCCATCCTCGGCCAGCTGGACGTGGATCCTGGCATTGCCTTACCCGGCAATGCCCAAGGGGACGCTGCTATCGCATCCTCCTCCGGCTCGGTCGGCTCCTCCGTCACAACGTCGTCCTCGAGCGGAAAGGCAGCGGGCTCGAAGAAACCGCGGAAATCCTCCACCCCAAACAGCGACAGTGGACAGGCGGCACGGCCCCCGCAGGCGAAAAAGAAGCGCATGGCGGGCAATAATGAGGTGGTCTGCACGCCGGATATTATGAGCATGCTGTCGGACGATGGGCCCACCGTTGGCCAGCCGCAGACAACGCCCTCCCGTCCGCCGATCGTTACCGTCGGCGGCAAACCGCTCGTGCCGATCGCACCGAAGCCGGCCCCATACGTTGATCCGGCCACTGGCTCTCCGATGCTGATGCCCGGCAACGGTGCGCTCCCGAGCCCGATGTCGAAGGTGAACGTGCCAAAGCAGAAGGCGATACTGCACCACTCGATACCGCGCAATCTGGCGGTGAGCGTACCGGGCAGCCGGATTTCGATGGCCCCGCTAGACCACCCGGAGCAGGTGGGACCGCAAACGGTGCGCGTGTCGTCGACGGCACCGCGCCAGTCGACGGGCGGCAGCGCACCGATGTACCACACGTTCGAGGGCTACCAGATCGATCTGCAGGCGGCCTCCCAGCAGAGCACCTACCGGCTGCCGAACGGGAAGCTTATACTGGTGCGCAAGCAGACGGCCGACGGGAGTGCACAGAACGCTGCCGAGACGGTAATATCGCCGGTACAGCCGCCCAAGGTTGCGCCGGGCATGTCGGGCCCCATTCCGGGCAATCGCTTGCTGAACAACAACGTAACGTCGGTGCCACCCGGTGCTGCCGGTGGGCCGATGGTTGTCCGCAACGGCCAGGAGATGCGTCGCGTGCCGGCAACGCACGTGCAAAGGCAGCAGGCaatgcagcaccagcagcgtgTCCAAATGCAGATGGCGCAGATGGCCCAGCAGAACGaccagtaccagcagcagttCCAGCGCATGCAACAGCGTATGGATCAGCGCACCACTGGCCAGCGCGCGATGGCGCAACGaatgcagcaacaacagcagcaacagcagcagcagcagcagcaacaacagcagctgcaccagcagctCCCACAACCGGGCATGTACGTAGGACCGGCAGCGCCCGGTGCCGGCGGCATCGTTTATCCCGCGGCCGGTGGTGCCGCACCGGCCGTCGTACCGGTCCCAGTACAGCAAGCCCCTCCCAGTCCGGCCGGCAACGCCCAGCAGCCGGCAATACTGGCGCTGCTCCGCGGGCTCGTCAACGGACCGCACGAGGAGACGCCGCTCGGCAGTGCGCGCAAAGACTTCGAGGCGAAGATGCTGGCCGGGGCCGAAATCTGCCACCACATCCTCGGCAAGATCTACTCGCTGACCAACTCGAACTCGTTCAAGAACATACGCAACCTGCGCGACCTGAAGGAGCTGTTCATCCATCTGTCCTACCTGATGACGTACGGGATCGGGCGGTTCAAGACGCTGCACGAGCGGTGCGTGGACGACGTGAAGAAGATGGGCTTCACCAAGGAGTCCGACTTCGTGATGATGGGCGAGCGGGTGAACAACCGCAACCCGGAGGACGACAACagcgaggacgacgacgactgcgAGATCATCGAGCAGAACACGACGGTGATCGAGGTCGACTCGGACGATGAGGCGGCATCCACGGCCGGCAAGGAGAAGGCGGCCACCGAGGGCGCCGCCGGTGGATCATCGGCGAAAAAAGCTCCCAAAACGGTAGCGCAACCGGCGGCCCCGAAGGATGGTCCGGCCAACACGCTAACGGTGGGTGAGATTGTGGTTACGTGGAAGGTGACTGGCGTAAGCGATACACCCGGACAGACACAGACACCGGCGCAAAATGACAAGGAAGGACCGCGTGCTGCCAATACTGataatgttgctgttgctggggaAATTGTTGTTGCACCGAAAAAGACAacaccggctgctgctgctgctactccgGCCGGCGAAGGATCTAATGAGAACGCGAGCCACGACACGAGCGACAAGGACAGTAACAATACCGTTGAGGTTA
Coding sequences within:
- the LOC120901000 gene encoding uncharacterized protein LOC120901000, which gives rise to MPAEFYDEDGFRLSFENDTSPDERQYFMRAFPNVSKIAERRIHCTTCNAHIGTAPVSEAVIRMHPVLRVTHCRNCHAFYNSGDFDKGEDGSELYCRWCGQGGEVFCCSKCPYVFCKSCIVRNLSRACVQDIVRNENWHCFGCAPRIMWHLRAQHWALENFIEKQKKEIKNQDLSPNVISALMKKDRTTCCPGKGQNRKSVNATATAPMITSPVSATKKTAAKRTYGEVSGKREGSMEGGPRLEPVVSIPPLAHSILGQLDVDPGIALPGNAQGDAAIASSSGSVGSSVTTSSSSGKAAGSKKPRKSSTPNSDSGQAARPPQAKKKRMAGNNEVVCTPDIMSMLSDDGPTVGQPQTTPSRPPIVTVGGKPLVPIAPKPAPYVDPATGSPMLMPGNGALPSPMSKVNVPKQKAILHHSIPRNLAVSVPGSRISMAPLDHPEQVGPQTVRVSSTAPRQSTGGSAPMYHTFEGYQIDLQAASQQSTYRLPNGKLILVRKQTADGSAQNAAETVISPVQPPKVAPGMSGPIPGNRLLNNNVTSVPPGAAGGPMVVRNGQEMRRVPATHVQRQQAMQHQQRVQMQMAQMAQQNDQYQQQFQRMQQRMDQRTTGQRAMAQRMQQQQQQQQQQQQQQQQLHQQLPQPGMYVGPAAPGAGGIVYPAAGGAAPAVVPVPVQQAPPSPAGNAQQPAILALLRGLVNGPHEETPLGSARKDFEAKMLAGAEICHHILGKIYSLTNSNSFKNIRNLRDLKELFIHLSYLMTYGIGRFKTLHERCVDDVKKMGFTKESDFVMMGERVNNRNPEDDNSEDDDDCEIIEQNTTVIEVDSDDEAASTAGKEKAATEGAAGGSSAKKAPKTVAQPAAPKDGPANTLTVGEIVVTWKVTGVSDTPGQTQTPAQNDKEGPRAANTDNVAVAGEIVVAPKKTTPAAAAATPAGEGSNENASHDTSDKDSNNTVEVTIEALNSSGTGNLSSSTETMEMMETEANNSVTDSEGPVVSALPNKLTATQTPEVASPGNEDIDLGAADKDEVEMIEISDKEVSELLDIHASSNAATEKDAQSEQKDESIEITDSDDAGQNGSSTEKSEAGKEAAENATTVSADDTVETLSDDKSADAELDASDQKADDATTCTDKASLPDDMEQSSKESSSEVLDLMDAADDSYHSDSSDIQFGAECDAPDSAATHKDGNAGESSSVKNSEPKTGESDKNKPSLPSETKKGETVGSTNEAEISKQQEKQAVEPSAVIDLDASSTESDGNKSATEEDADASKKSDDASTKEDDTATKNESVTTKQQEKSEATAEPSAIIDLDASSTESSDNKSATEEDVDASNKDSEPTVQEEISEICTNESIDESLMTDPAEPETAGVEVSDNKEESTDNPKVQEVAEEIEEVVGENVDTTSDGSSELQSQEKETPDDSAEVVGCEPAEKIVSGEDDVVSAKTSSEPVNSNSEPMDTEDGQLSCNDAEVMDVTEEQERPSSSHGQESTEMDASEGMEQEAKDLPNTEQLQLAEEEVVDSSLISADSSSITNDNKPTATDSGSEKEGQLPPPSQSTAELSSESSTATPVVNSIVSKKVEAAADNSSNEREESEADELFTTPPELAEQAPSSMEVDSSNLNSEP